The following proteins come from a genomic window of Cherax quadricarinatus isolate ZL_2023a chromosome 39, ASM3850222v1, whole genome shotgun sequence:
- the LOC128696233 gene encoding uncharacterized protein isoform X1, translating into MSSANGRQQRIDRRTRRVIRGASVRHMGIMDLQQCINRAIKTTGRDTLALVYSELFPKTHPGKTPYEVLITNTQAKERLSRNPLLEKTIKENNVDKFDVTTLYLLLRFSCGLSSKKDAWKNPSRLEGNIDKLRRLRNADGHWTENGSEDDPEDTWDALVEAIIKIVMLGGFRAYLSKIMMEIADLRRTVPNRELVHIIPKKKDVLKSVQKELLETYKRKQKTTLMPLVWGGRNFSFHHHVDETYTRTRLTQLSCGMVIEMDGDTMLEKIGSSRMIILQGETGIGKTSLLRHYAASWAANTHTNIPGLTRVEYLVFLDCTAVAKRTFTLSDIIQEILPNTYNISKPSIILKKLSEAQDKVMFLIDAFDERLEAFMNAFKDLQKKCSKALFVVTTRPHCTVSVTKLCEEKPVVVTAHGFSRSSAFDFATKLFKAQGKDDVKEFFNAVSPYEELIAIPQLLCWSSLFWMKEGNDFFLTRGKVFASITDFLLRKLCHINGKRIIAGALPKEGQRWLSVVARVAFTQAKNNHTSLSESSSDIQKLIESAKQLKFRPFEALSSLMQCDSYMTEKGEYNVFQFVHNSHANFLAAYNISETLRNSRTGTLTSLFQDFQEDRKKSIILFLASLLFNRDENVHTLMIKDIAKLSQAYVNFYDINFLLELIEESSYNTALIKALAKEMFGDPSVTSTGLPTASSTTAKYLFNGQLWLRPKELRHTKALRLFLSQAKPQRLLLRLCEGPHADKEIPVRGHQVLEGDAVAAMNLVNKAYGDAALPDLRVTDVTISSSLSWPKNLWWLSLDRCHIKYTFHLPSRLKKLTMTECTGLEYIIFPSSLKSVKLQSMILEKQTLPSTIETIVLGECKFKNLAFLPLNVKKLKVNDCVVQENLNFSILPKEAPKINISRYFKIGSSTEIILAVAQVVSSLRHLQSLSITDDDLSPEAFINFFFDYHEKRPRARLGVESLCKLTKDSSMAKLIASAIMASSVPVTVKFGDNIISNLCSTYG; encoded by the exons ATGTCGTCAGCCAACGGTCGCCAGCAGAGAATCGATCGG AGGACGCGGAGAGTAATAAGAGGAGCATCAGTGAGACATATGGGCATCATGGATCTGCAACAGTGCATTAACCGTGCCATCAAGACCACGGGGCGAGACACTCTGGCTCTTGTCTACAGTGAATT GTTCCCAAAGACCCACCCTGGTAAGACTCCCTACGAGGTCCTCATAACCAACACCCAGGCCAAGGAGAGACTCTCCCGCAACCCCTTACTAGAAAAGACAATCAAAGAGAACAATGTGGATAAGTTTGATGTGACGACACTCTACTTGTTATTGCGTTTTTCTTGTGGTCTCTCATCCAAAAAGGACGCTTGGAAGAACCCTTCACGTTTAGAAG GTAACATTGACAAGCTGAGGAGGCTGCGGAATGCAGATGGTCACTGGACAGAAAATGGATCTGAAGATGACCCAGAGGACACCTGGGATGCGCTGGTCGAGGCTATCATCAAAATCGTCATGCTGGGCGGCTTTAGGGCTTACCTGTCCAAGATCATGATGGAAATAGCGGACTTAAGAAGAACTGTCCCTAACAGGGAGCTAGTACACATCATTCCTAAGAAGAAGGATGTACTAA AGAGCGTCCAGAAAGAGCTTCTTGAGACTTACAAGAGGAAACAAAAGACAACACTTATGCCCCTTGTGTGGGGCGGAAGAAACTTCAGTTTTCATCACCATGTTGATGAGACTTATACCAGAACCAGACTTACACAGCTCAGCTGTGG GATGGTGATAGAAATGGATGGAGACACCATGTTGGAAAAAATTGGGTCATCGAGGATGATAATACTTCAGGGAGAGACTGGCATAGGCAAGACCTCTCTCCTCCGCCACTATGCTGCCTCCTGGGCtgccaacacacacactaacattccAGGTCTCACCAGGGTGGAATACCTTGTTTTTCTAGACTGTACAGCAGTCGCTAAGAGAACCTTCACACTCTCTGATATAATTCAAGAAATTCTCCCAAACACTTACAACATTAGCAAACCCTCAATCATTCTCAAGAAGCTGTCGGAAGCTCAGGACAAAGTGATGTTCTTGATTGATGCCTTCGATGAAAGGCTTGAGGCCTTCATGAATGCTTTCAAAGACCTTCAGAAGAAGTGTTCAAAGGCCCTCTTTGTGGTGACAACGAGGCCTCATTGCACAGTGTCTGTTACTAAATTGTGCGAGGAGAAGCCTGTGGTGGTGACGGCCCACGGCTTCAGTCGCTCAAGTGCCTTTGACTTTGCTACTAAACTCTTCAAAGCACAAGGTAAAGACGACGTAAAGGAGTTCTTCAATGCTGTCTCACCATATGAGGAACTGATAGCTATTCCACAGCTCTTGTGCTGGTCTTCCTTGTTTTGGATGAAGGAAGGCAATGATTTTTTCTTAACTAGAGGAAAAGTCTTTGCCAGTATAACAGATTTTCTTTTAAGAAAACTGTGTCACATCAATGGCAAAAGAATCATTGCTGGGGCATTGCCAAAAGAAGGTCAGCGTTGGCTGAGTGTTGTGGCTCGTGTGGCCTTTACACAAGCCAAGAATAACCATACATCCCTTAGTGAAAGTTCCAGTGATATTCAAAAACTGATAGAAAGTGCCAAGCAACTCAAATTTCGTCCATTTGAGGCACTTTCTTCTCTCATGCAATGTGATAGTTACATGACAGAAAAAGGAGAATACAATGTTTTTCAGTTTGTTCATAACTCTCATGCCAACTTTCTTGCAGCATACAACATTTCAGAAACTCTTCGGAACAGCAGAACTGGAACACTGACAAGTCTTTTTCAGGATTTCCAGGAGGATAGAAAGAAATCTATTATTTTATTTCTTGCAAGCCTTCTATTTAACAGGGACGAAAACGTCCATACCCTGATGATAAAAGATATAGCAAAACTATCCCAGGCATATGTAAACTTTTATGATATTAATTTCCTTCTGGAACTCATAGAGGAGAGTAGCTACAACACTGCTCTCATTAAGGCTCTGGCCAAAGAAATGTTTGGAGACCCAAGTGTCACTTCAACTGGGCTTCCAACAGCTTCAAGCACAACAGCCAAATACTTGTTTAATGGTCAACTGTGGCTACGACCAAAGGAACTTCGACATACTAAAGCGCTGCGTTTGTTTCTTTCACAAGCAAAACCACAGAGACTCCTCCTTCGGCTGTGTGAAGGTCCACATGCAGATAAAGAGATTCCAGTACGTGGCCACCAGGTACTGGAGGGGGATGCTGTAGCAGCGATGAACTTAGTAAACAAAGCCTATGGTGATGCTGCTCTACCAGATCTGAGGGTGACTGATGTGACCATATCTTCCTCTCTGTCCTGGCCCAAAAATCTTTGGTGGTTATCACTAGACAGGTGTCATATCAAATATACCTTTCACCTTCCTTCTAGACTGAAGAAGTTAACTATGACAGAATGCACTGGTTTGGAATACATAATTTTCCCCAGTAGCCTGAAAAGTGTAAAACTTCAGAGCATGATTCTAGAAAAGCAAACTCTGCCATCTACCATTGAGACTATTGTATTAGGAGAATGCAAATTCAAGAACCTGGCTTTCTTACCATTGAATGTTAAAAAACTGAAAGTAAATGACTGTGTAGTACAAGAAAACTTAAATTTTTCAATTTTGCCAAAAGAAGCTCcaaaaataaatatttcaaggtactttaagATAGGAAGCAGCACGGAGATAATATTAGCTGTTGCACAAGTTGTCTCCTCCTTACGACATCTGCAAAGTCTTAGCATCACCGATGATGATTTGTCGCCTGAAGCTTTCATCAACTTCTTCTTCGACTACCATGAGAAAAGACCAAGGGCACGGCTAGGGGTGGAGAGTTTGTGTAAGCTGACCAAGGATAGTAGTATGGCTAAGTTGATTGCTTCTGCCATTATGGCCTCAAGTGTCCCCGTCACTGTCAAGTTCGGAGACAATATTATCTCCAACCTTTGTTCTACATATGGATGA
- the LOC128696233 gene encoding uncharacterized protein isoform X2, which produces MGIMDLQQCINRAIKTTGRDTLALVYSELFPKTHPGKTPYEVLITNTQAKERLSRNPLLEKTIKENNVDKFDVTTLYLLLRFSCGLSSKKDAWKNPSRLEGNIDKLRRLRNADGHWTENGSEDDPEDTWDALVEAIIKIVMLGGFRAYLSKIMMEIADLRRTVPNRELVHIIPKKKDVLKSVQKELLETYKRKQKTTLMPLVWGGRNFSFHHHVDETYTRTRLTQLSCGMVIEMDGDTMLEKIGSSRMIILQGETGIGKTSLLRHYAASWAANTHTNIPGLTRVEYLVFLDCTAVAKRTFTLSDIIQEILPNTYNISKPSIILKKLSEAQDKVMFLIDAFDERLEAFMNAFKDLQKKCSKALFVVTTRPHCTVSVTKLCEEKPVVVTAHGFSRSSAFDFATKLFKAQGKDDVKEFFNAVSPYEELIAIPQLLCWSSLFWMKEGNDFFLTRGKVFASITDFLLRKLCHINGKRIIAGALPKEGQRWLSVVARVAFTQAKNNHTSLSESSSDIQKLIESAKQLKFRPFEALSSLMQCDSYMTEKGEYNVFQFVHNSHANFLAAYNISETLRNSRTGTLTSLFQDFQEDRKKSIILFLASLLFNRDENVHTLMIKDIAKLSQAYVNFYDINFLLELIEESSYNTALIKALAKEMFGDPSVTSTGLPTASSTTAKYLFNGQLWLRPKELRHTKALRLFLSQAKPQRLLLRLCEGPHADKEIPVRGHQVLEGDAVAAMNLVNKAYGDAALPDLRVTDVTISSSLSWPKNLWWLSLDRCHIKYTFHLPSRLKKLTMTECTGLEYIIFPSSLKSVKLQSMILEKQTLPSTIETIVLGECKFKNLAFLPLNVKKLKVNDCVVQENLNFSILPKEAPKINISRYFKIGSSTEIILAVAQVVSSLRHLQSLSITDDDLSPEAFINFFFDYHEKRPRARLGVESLCKLTKDSSMAKLIASAIMASSVPVTVKFGDNIISNLCSTYG; this is translated from the exons ATGGGCATCATGGATCTGCAACAGTGCATTAACCGTGCCATCAAGACCACGGGGCGAGACACTCTGGCTCTTGTCTACAGTGAATT GTTCCCAAAGACCCACCCTGGTAAGACTCCCTACGAGGTCCTCATAACCAACACCCAGGCCAAGGAGAGACTCTCCCGCAACCCCTTACTAGAAAAGACAATCAAAGAGAACAATGTGGATAAGTTTGATGTGACGACACTCTACTTGTTATTGCGTTTTTCTTGTGGTCTCTCATCCAAAAAGGACGCTTGGAAGAACCCTTCACGTTTAGAAG GTAACATTGACAAGCTGAGGAGGCTGCGGAATGCAGATGGTCACTGGACAGAAAATGGATCTGAAGATGACCCAGAGGACACCTGGGATGCGCTGGTCGAGGCTATCATCAAAATCGTCATGCTGGGCGGCTTTAGGGCTTACCTGTCCAAGATCATGATGGAAATAGCGGACTTAAGAAGAACTGTCCCTAACAGGGAGCTAGTACACATCATTCCTAAGAAGAAGGATGTACTAA AGAGCGTCCAGAAAGAGCTTCTTGAGACTTACAAGAGGAAACAAAAGACAACACTTATGCCCCTTGTGTGGGGCGGAAGAAACTTCAGTTTTCATCACCATGTTGATGAGACTTATACCAGAACCAGACTTACACAGCTCAGCTGTGG GATGGTGATAGAAATGGATGGAGACACCATGTTGGAAAAAATTGGGTCATCGAGGATGATAATACTTCAGGGAGAGACTGGCATAGGCAAGACCTCTCTCCTCCGCCACTATGCTGCCTCCTGGGCtgccaacacacacactaacattccAGGTCTCACCAGGGTGGAATACCTTGTTTTTCTAGACTGTACAGCAGTCGCTAAGAGAACCTTCACACTCTCTGATATAATTCAAGAAATTCTCCCAAACACTTACAACATTAGCAAACCCTCAATCATTCTCAAGAAGCTGTCGGAAGCTCAGGACAAAGTGATGTTCTTGATTGATGCCTTCGATGAAAGGCTTGAGGCCTTCATGAATGCTTTCAAAGACCTTCAGAAGAAGTGTTCAAAGGCCCTCTTTGTGGTGACAACGAGGCCTCATTGCACAGTGTCTGTTACTAAATTGTGCGAGGAGAAGCCTGTGGTGGTGACGGCCCACGGCTTCAGTCGCTCAAGTGCCTTTGACTTTGCTACTAAACTCTTCAAAGCACAAGGTAAAGACGACGTAAAGGAGTTCTTCAATGCTGTCTCACCATATGAGGAACTGATAGCTATTCCACAGCTCTTGTGCTGGTCTTCCTTGTTTTGGATGAAGGAAGGCAATGATTTTTTCTTAACTAGAGGAAAAGTCTTTGCCAGTATAACAGATTTTCTTTTAAGAAAACTGTGTCACATCAATGGCAAAAGAATCATTGCTGGGGCATTGCCAAAAGAAGGTCAGCGTTGGCTGAGTGTTGTGGCTCGTGTGGCCTTTACACAAGCCAAGAATAACCATACATCCCTTAGTGAAAGTTCCAGTGATATTCAAAAACTGATAGAAAGTGCCAAGCAACTCAAATTTCGTCCATTTGAGGCACTTTCTTCTCTCATGCAATGTGATAGTTACATGACAGAAAAAGGAGAATACAATGTTTTTCAGTTTGTTCATAACTCTCATGCCAACTTTCTTGCAGCATACAACATTTCAGAAACTCTTCGGAACAGCAGAACTGGAACACTGACAAGTCTTTTTCAGGATTTCCAGGAGGATAGAAAGAAATCTATTATTTTATTTCTTGCAAGCCTTCTATTTAACAGGGACGAAAACGTCCATACCCTGATGATAAAAGATATAGCAAAACTATCCCAGGCATATGTAAACTTTTATGATATTAATTTCCTTCTGGAACTCATAGAGGAGAGTAGCTACAACACTGCTCTCATTAAGGCTCTGGCCAAAGAAATGTTTGGAGACCCAAGTGTCACTTCAACTGGGCTTCCAACAGCTTCAAGCACAACAGCCAAATACTTGTTTAATGGTCAACTGTGGCTACGACCAAAGGAACTTCGACATACTAAAGCGCTGCGTTTGTTTCTTTCACAAGCAAAACCACAGAGACTCCTCCTTCGGCTGTGTGAAGGTCCACATGCAGATAAAGAGATTCCAGTACGTGGCCACCAGGTACTGGAGGGGGATGCTGTAGCAGCGATGAACTTAGTAAACAAAGCCTATGGTGATGCTGCTCTACCAGATCTGAGGGTGACTGATGTGACCATATCTTCCTCTCTGTCCTGGCCCAAAAATCTTTGGTGGTTATCACTAGACAGGTGTCATATCAAATATACCTTTCACCTTCCTTCTAGACTGAAGAAGTTAACTATGACAGAATGCACTGGTTTGGAATACATAATTTTCCCCAGTAGCCTGAAAAGTGTAAAACTTCAGAGCATGATTCTAGAAAAGCAAACTCTGCCATCTACCATTGAGACTATTGTATTAGGAGAATGCAAATTCAAGAACCTGGCTTTCTTACCATTGAATGTTAAAAAACTGAAAGTAAATGACTGTGTAGTACAAGAAAACTTAAATTTTTCAATTTTGCCAAAAGAAGCTCcaaaaataaatatttcaaggtactttaagATAGGAAGCAGCACGGAGATAATATTAGCTGTTGCACAAGTTGTCTCCTCCTTACGACATCTGCAAAGTCTTAGCATCACCGATGATGATTTGTCGCCTGAAGCTTTCATCAACTTCTTCTTCGACTACCATGAGAAAAGACCAAGGGCACGGCTAGGGGTGGAGAGTTTGTGTAAGCTGACCAAGGATAGTAGTATGGCTAAGTTGATTGCTTCTGCCATTATGGCCTCAAGTGTCCCCGTCACTGTCAAGTTCGGAGACAATATTATCTCCAACCTTTGTTCTACATATGGATGA